In one Chryseobacterium camelliae genomic region, the following are encoded:
- a CDS encoding gliding motility lipoprotein GldH yields the protein MHKIFGLLTLILLFSCNSSGEDVIMNAVDGKWSKKQEQKFNLEISDPQNPKNIIFVVRNNNDYPYSNIRFIVNFTNLQNKKKDVDTLNYVLAKPNGEWLGTGFGDTKETFFQYKLKYTFPEKGKYEIGMIQAMRNDNLPGIEDIGVKIETAKP from the coding sequence ATGCATAAAATTTTCGGATTATTAACTCTTATCCTTCTCTTTAGCTGTAATTCTTCGGGTGAAGATGTGATCATGAATGCAGTTGATGGCAAATGGAGTAAAAAGCAGGAACAAAAATTTAATCTTGAAATTTCAGATCCGCAGAATCCAAAAAATATTATTTTTGTTGTAAGAAATAATAATGATTATCCGTATAGTAATATCAGGTTTATTGTAAATTTCACCAATCTTCAAAATAAGAAAAAAGACGTGGATACGTTAAATTACGTACTTGCCAAACCAAACGGGGAGTGGCTTGGTACAGGTTTTGGAGATACGAAAGAAACTTTTTTTCAGTATAAACTGAAATATACATTTCCGGAAAAAGGAAAATATGAAATCGGGATGATTCAGGCGATGAGGAATGATAACCTTCCCGGAATAGAAGATATCGGAGTAAAAATAGAAACGGCTAAACCGTAA
- a CDS encoding transglycosylase domain-containing protein encodes MEENKQNNGSKGRTFPLPPKKKKDTSWKKWVKVVWIGFIAVVLGISGLFFAVSQGFLGEMPDVKELENPNIYVASEIISSDGVVLGKFEKEKTQPVIYKDLPPYLVYALQAKEDERFKEHSGIDLQSIARAVVYGGSRGGGSTITQQLAKLLFTGNASQNKIERAFQKLKEWVVAVSLEKRYTKEEIITQYFNKFDFLFNANGVEMASKVYFNKTTSQLTLPEAATFVAMLENPRKNNPYRNPEQAKERRNVVLEQMQKTGYIDMATYERAKETPVTVDFHPIKDITEGYSAYYKHYLRKEINKYLEDYEKETGKKLNLYRDGLKIYVTLDSKMQKYAEESIKEHLTDLQKRFDAEQRGRKDRPFYYLNSTQINDLMVQAMKRTGRYKLLKADGLSDEAIIAEFKKPVKTSRFTWNGEEEVEMSPWDSIKWHKQVAQAGLMSVVPGTGEIKAWVGGIDWQHFQYDHIKQGKRQVGSTFKPFVYATAIMKLGLTPCSTISNASFNKGSYHVPGRGGMLTLKDALAHSQNPVALRLAEMTGTQSVIQTARDLGVTEEISTSLPMALGASDITIYEMVGAYSTFANYGNYNKPEMIWRIEDANGRVIKEVNVEPKEVMNPLYAYTMIELMKGVAQYGTASGELGRKGISKDVEIAGKTGTTQNNSDGWFMGITPRLATGAWVGWEDRATHFFGTGEGQGAKMALPIWAIYMKKVWADKSLGISPQDKFIKPSEWKDGCSNLKGLGSGYGDDGGLQTLDEIKNPKPVDPSPKKNQDKKDENVNENLNKGEEIDFNNK; translated from the coding sequence ATGGAAGAAAACAAACAAAACAATGGAAGCAAGGGCAGAACATTCCCTCTTCCGCCTAAAAAAAAGAAAGACACCTCCTGGAAAAAGTGGGTGAAAGTAGTCTGGATAGGATTCATTGCTGTCGTTTTAGGAATTTCAGGGCTTTTCTTTGCGGTATCTCAAGGCTTTTTGGGAGAAATGCCGGATGTGAAAGAGCTTGAAAATCCGAATATCTATGTAGCGTCAGAAATTATTTCTTCAGATGGAGTCGTTTTAGGAAAGTTTGAAAAAGAAAAAACTCAGCCTGTCATTTATAAGGATCTTCCTCCTTACCTTGTATATGCATTACAGGCAAAAGAAGATGAGCGTTTTAAAGAACACTCGGGTATTGATTTACAATCTATTGCTAGAGCGGTAGTGTATGGTGGTTCAAGAGGGGGAGGTTCTACAATTACCCAACAGCTTGCGAAGCTTCTTTTTACAGGTAATGCTTCTCAAAATAAAATAGAGAGAGCTTTTCAAAAATTAAAAGAATGGGTAGTAGCGGTAAGTTTGGAAAAAAGATATACTAAAGAAGAAATTATTACCCAGTATTTTAACAAGTTTGATTTTCTTTTTAATGCGAATGGTGTTGAAATGGCTTCCAAAGTGTATTTTAATAAAACAACTTCTCAGCTTACATTGCCGGAAGCTGCTACTTTTGTGGCAATGCTAGAAAACCCAAGAAAAAATAATCCTTATAGAAATCCTGAACAGGCAAAGGAGAGAAGAAATGTGGTTTTGGAGCAAATGCAAAAGACAGGTTACATTGATATGGCAACCTATGAAAGAGCGAAAGAAACTCCTGTTACGGTTGACTTCCATCCAATAAAAGATATTACAGAAGGATATTCTGCATACTACAAGCATTATCTGAGAAAAGAAATTAATAAATATCTTGAAGATTACGAAAAAGAAACAGGAAAAAAACTTAATCTTTACAGAGATGGTCTGAAAATATATGTGACGTTGGATTCTAAAATGCAAAAATATGCGGAAGAATCTATTAAAGAGCACTTAACTGATCTTCAGAAAAGATTTGATGCGGAGCAGAGAGGAAGAAAAGACAGACCTTTCTATTATCTGAACAGTACGCAGATTAATGATCTGATGGTTCAGGCAATGAAAAGAACCGGAAGGTATAAATTACTGAAAGCAGACGGACTTTCCGATGAAGCCATTATAGCGGAATTTAAAAAGCCTGTGAAGACCTCTCGTTTTACTTGGAATGGAGAAGAAGAAGTAGAAATGTCTCCATGGGATTCTATCAAATGGCATAAGCAAGTTGCTCAGGCAGGTTTGATGTCGGTAGTTCCTGGAACAGGAGAGATTAAAGCCTGGGTAGGAGGTATCGATTGGCAGCATTTCCAATATGACCATATTAAACAAGGAAAAAGACAGGTAGGATCTACCTTTAAGCCTTTTGTATATGCGACTGCAATTATGAAATTAGGTTTAACGCCATGTTCTACAATTTCTAACGCAAGTTTCAATAAAGGAAGCTATCATGTTCCGGGAAGAGGAGGAATGCTTACTTTGAAAGATGCTTTAGCGCATTCTCAAAACCCGGTTGCCTTACGTTTGGCCGAAATGACAGGAACTCAAAGTGTAATACAAACGGCAAGAGACTTAGGAGTTACGGAGGAAATATCCACCAGTTTACCAATGGCATTAGGAGCGTCGGATATTACCATCTACGAAATGGTAGGAGCGTACAGTACTTTCGCTAACTATGGAAATTACAATAAGCCGGAAATGATCTGGAGGATTGAAGATGCCAACGGAAGGGTAATAAAAGAAGTAAATGTAGAGCCTAAAGAAGTGATGAATCCTTTGTATGCTTATACAATGATTGAACTGATGAAGGGAGTTGCACAGTACGGAACAGCATCGGGAGAATTAGGCAGAAAAGGTATTTCTAAAGATGTAGAAATCGCAGGAAAAACGGGAACAACCCAAAATAACTCCGATGGTTGGTTTATGGGAATTACTCCTAGATTGGCAACAGGAGCTTGGGTAGGATGGGAAGACAGAGCAACCCACTTCTTTGGAACAGGGGAAGGACAAGGGGCTAAAATGGCTTTACCGATCTGGGCGATTTATATGAAGAAAGTATGGGCCGATAAAAGCTTAGGAATTTCTCCTCAGGATAAATTCATAAAACCTTCAGAATGGAAAGATGGCTGCTCTAATCTTAAAGGATTAGGTAGCGGATATGGAGACGATGGAGGCCTGCAGACTTTAGATGAAATTAAAAATCCTAAACCGGTAGACCCTTCTCCCAAAAAGAATCAGGATAAGAAAGATGAAAATGTAAATGAAAATCTGAATAAAGGAGAAGAAATTGATTTTAATAATAAATAA
- a CDS encoding protein adenylyltransferase SelO, whose protein sequence is MNLTKIQQPFTEIFPGDFSGNPMQRMTPKVLFSTVVPVEFKSPKLIAFNEKLSEEIGLGKYEEKDLGFLVGNHLPENIKPYSTAYAGHQFGNWAGQLGDGRAILAGEIENHLGKKTEIQWKGAGATPYSRHADGRAVLRSSLREYLMSEAMYSLGIPTTRALSLCLTGENVVRDILYSGNPQEEKGAVVVRTAESFLRFGHFELMSAQNEYQTLQNLLDFTIKNYFPEIQSEENQKYKDFFESVAKRTADLMVEWFRVGFVHGVMNTDNMSILGLTIDYGPFSMMDEYDLNFTSNTTDLPGRRYAFGKQGQISQWNLWQLANALHPIIKDEKFLEDTLNKFGDYFWKEHDKMLCNKFGFDQLLESDEAFFINWQGLMQELQLDYTLFFNLLEKTDGNMDLKSEFEKIAYLLLDDKALSKIKDFLGQYKLRLEKNKISRAESIALMQKNNPKFMLRNYLLYECIEEIENGKTFLLEKLITALENPYEEKFPEFSVKRPSKYDDVSGCSMLSCSS, encoded by the coding sequence ATGAACCTTACCAAAATACAGCAGCCGTTTACAGAGATTTTCCCAGGTGATTTTTCAGGAAACCCAATGCAAAGGATGACTCCTAAAGTATTATTCTCGACCGTTGTCCCTGTAGAATTTAAAAGTCCTAAGCTTATTGCTTTTAATGAAAAACTTTCTGAGGAAATAGGATTGGGAAAATATGAAGAAAAGGATCTCGGCTTTCTGGTGGGAAATCATTTACCGGAAAATATTAAACCCTATTCAACAGCTTATGCAGGCCACCAGTTTGGAAATTGGGCAGGGCAACTGGGAGATGGCAGAGCAATTCTTGCCGGAGAGATCGAAAATCATTTGGGTAAAAAAACTGAAATACAATGGAAAGGAGCGGGAGCGACTCCCTATTCGAGACATGCAGACGGAAGAGCTGTGCTAAGATCCTCACTTCGGGAGTATCTGATGAGTGAAGCCATGTATTCTTTGGGAATTCCCACAACAAGAGCGTTAAGTTTGTGTCTTACAGGAGAAAATGTGGTTCGTGATATTCTATATAGTGGTAATCCCCAGGAAGAAAAAGGGGCAGTGGTGGTAAGAACTGCGGAAAGTTTTTTGAGATTCGGTCATTTTGAGCTTATGTCTGCACAAAATGAATATCAAACATTACAAAACCTTTTGGATTTTACCATCAAGAATTACTTTCCTGAAATTCAGTCTGAGGAAAATCAGAAGTACAAAGATTTTTTTGAAAGCGTTGCTAAAAGAACAGCTGACCTTATGGTGGAATGGTTTAGAGTAGGTTTCGTGCATGGTGTGATGAATACGGACAATATGTCGATTCTCGGGCTTACAATAGATTATGGACCATTTTCAATGATGGATGAATATGATTTGAATTTCACGTCCAACACCACAGATCTTCCGGGAAGAAGATATGCGTTTGGGAAACAAGGCCAGATTTCCCAATGGAATCTTTGGCAGTTAGCAAATGCGCTTCATCCTATCATAAAAGATGAGAAATTTTTAGAAGATACTTTAAATAAATTCGGAGATTACTTTTGGAAAGAACACGATAAAATGTTGTGTAATAAATTCGGGTTCGATCAATTATTAGAGAGTGACGAAGCCTTTTTTATCAATTGGCAAGGTTTGATGCAGGAGTTGCAGTTGGATTACACACTCTTTTTTAATCTCCTGGAAAAAACAGATGGAAATATGGATTTGAAATCTGAATTTGAAAAAATTGCCTACCTTTTATTAGACGATAAGGCTTTGTCAAAAATTAAGGATTTTCTTGGTCAATATAAATTAAGGCTTGAAAAAAATAAAATTTCAAGAGCAGAATCGATAGCATTAATGCAAAAAAACAATCCGAAATTCATGTTGAGAAATTATCTTCTTTATGAATGTATTGAAGAAATTGAAAACGGGAAAACTTTTTTGCTGGAAAAACTCATTACAGCACTCGAAAATCCTTACGAAGAAAAATTCCCGGAATTTTCAGTAAAGAGACCGTCAAAATATGATGATGTTTCAGGATGTTCTATGCTTTCATGTAGTTCGTAA
- a CDS encoding DUF6080 domain-containing protein: MSISSKLYSFFKIVFPSTYIEFGVFLFFLCVYGILGSYIAVNYTVIFDDRIPWDAYFSFDNRSIVMTGGSFERHPLSYYFFNWLREFAFLFSDGKKNDVFRLVLAWTSNLMVSLSIVQIFKYLKNIIQLPLFIGLLLVVFFSLFSTAILLSFTPENFTYTLFLLMLFNYYAAVRIKNDKKISALALVAGGITIGGLTITNLVKVFIPVFFEKNLFKNWKKLLDAFTRGLLTVICFVLLYLNRIEFKYQNIFSKTSSQYEKFSNAEPASIWDMVVSFFFGGNMLFSSFIIRDKHNMKGFHYKGLFMDVYSSPVSYLFVFVVVGLLVWSYCKNFKNKLVQIIAISFILDIIIHCFMRFGLHTSYIYGGHFVFVYILLLGWLFYAYKSSPKMLSFLSTILCVLLIYLGYNNYLRMAEFFNFLNTFYQ; encoded by the coding sequence GTGTCCATATCATCAAAACTTTATAGTTTTTTTAAAATAGTTTTTCCTTCTACTTATATAGAATTTGGTGTTTTTCTCTTCTTTCTTTGTGTTTATGGGATTTTAGGATCTTATATAGCGGTTAATTATACCGTTATTTTTGATGATAGAATTCCTTGGGATGCCTACTTTAGTTTTGATAACCGGTCTATCGTAATGACGGGAGGAAGTTTTGAAAGACATCCTCTGTCATATTATTTTTTTAACTGGCTTCGTGAGTTTGCTTTTCTTTTCTCGGACGGAAAGAAAAACGATGTTTTTAGATTGGTTTTGGCATGGACGAGCAATCTGATGGTGAGTTTAAGTATTGTTCAGATTTTCAAATATTTGAAAAATATCATTCAGCTGCCTTTATTCATCGGTCTTTTATTGGTCGTTTTCTTTTCTCTTTTCTCTACAGCTATTCTACTTTCATTTACTCCTGAAAATTTTACCTACACGTTGTTTTTATTAATGCTGTTTAATTATTATGCAGCGGTAAGGATTAAAAATGATAAGAAGATTTCTGCTTTGGCTCTCGTTGCCGGAGGAATTACTATCGGAGGGCTTACAATTACTAATTTGGTGAAGGTTTTTATTCCTGTTTTTTTTGAAAAGAATCTGTTTAAAAATTGGAAGAAGCTATTAGATGCATTTACAAGAGGTTTGCTAACGGTAATATGCTTTGTGTTACTTTATTTGAACAGAATTGAATTTAAATATCAGAATATTTTTTCAAAAACCAGTAGTCAGTACGAAAAGTTTTCTAATGCAGAGCCTGCTTCGATTTGGGATATGGTAGTTTCTTTCTTTTTCGGAGGAAATATGCTTTTCTCAAGTTTTATCATTAGAGATAAGCATAATATGAAAGGCTTTCATTACAAAGGATTGTTTATGGATGTGTATTCATCTCCGGTATCCTATTTATTCGTATTTGTTGTGGTAGGACTTTTGGTATGGAGCTATTGTAAAAATTTTAAAAATAAATTGGTTCAGATTATTGCAATTTCCTTCATTTTAGATATCATTATCCATTGCTTTATGAGATTTGGTCTTCACACCTCTTATATTTATGGCGGACATTTTGTTTTTGTATATATTTTGTTGTTAGGCTGGCTTTTTTATGCCTATAAATCTTCACCGAAAATGCTGTCATTTCTTTCAACAATATTATGTGTGCTGCTGATTTATTTAGGGTACAATAATTATTTGAGAATGGCAGAGTTTTTTAACTTTTTGAATACATTTTATCAATAA
- a CDS encoding SPOR domain-containing protein, whose product MKNLIKLFSILSLLSFYNIDAQQVVKKDTLSGTELIISMDARVNDAMTSLEDKCSKVSYGKSSNIIDDTPSKPTKILVPNRELTNAEICRKNPRILGYKIQITTVKSNDEANEIKTYFRKRFPNLKVETDASLRPNYKILAGSYFSKQSAASDLSKIKEYFKSAIAVQYRIFCAEAK is encoded by the coding sequence ATGAAAAATTTGATAAAATTATTTTCGATATTATCTCTGCTAAGTTTTTATAATATTGATGCACAACAGGTTGTAAAAAAAGACACATTATCCGGTACAGAGCTTATTATAAGCATGGATGCTCGCGTAAATGATGCAATGACGAGCCTGGAGGACAAATGTTCCAAAGTTTCATATGGTAAATCTTCTAATATTATAGATGACACCCCATCGAAGCCGACAAAAATTTTAGTTCCAAACAGAGAACTTACCAATGCTGAAATCTGCAGAAAAAACCCTAGAATACTAGGTTACAAAATACAAATCACAACGGTAAAGAGCAACGATGAGGCCAACGAAATCAAAACGTATTTCAGAAAAAGATTTCCCAATCTAAAGGTTGAAACAGATGCTTCTTTACGCCCGAATTACAAAATTCTAGCAGGAAGCTACTTCAGTAAGCAAAGTGCCGCTTCTGATCTTTCTAAAATAAAGGAATATTTCAAATCGGCTATTGCCGTACAATATAGAATATTCTGTGCAGAAGCAAAGTAA
- a CDS encoding c-type cytochrome has protein sequence MISWRKHYKQTLVAIGLLLSTSASIYGQDGDPKNGEKLFKANCTACHALDKQLVGPPLKGVVERVKAEAGKDTEWLHKWIKNNKEVRESGDEYANEIFEKFNKTEMQLFPNLTDKDIDDILAYTTNPPAPEEKKPEAGAGTAADANATAAPASSTTTSVVIISLLAIAALLVWILIKLRQLVKLGQSEDLAGLNETRVKSFSEVYEKYHYIGKGIIAILAILAMYGVWNWIMWIGVYKGYKPEQPIYFSHKIHAGEQKIDCQLCHSSAKYGKVSEIPSMNVCMNCHKAISEYNADHYMEPGKDKAFYDGEIQKIYAATGWDPAKQQYTGKTQPVEWTRIHNMPDFVYFNHSQHVVAGEQAIINSFNKKNPTNKIDVVCKACHGKIDTMNVVQMANDFTMGWCIECHRTTEVDMNNGYNKEYFKNLHDKLKKQYPQDGGKITVDAIGGLECGKCHY, from the coding sequence ATGATTAGTTGGAGAAAGCATTATAAACAAACGTTGGTTGCAATAGGCTTATTGTTATCAACCAGTGCTTCAATTTACGGGCAAGACGGCGATCCTAAAAACGGAGAAAAACTTTTTAAGGCAAACTGTACGGCATGTCACGCTTTAGACAAACAACTTGTAGGACCTCCTTTGAAAGGAGTGGTAGAGCGAGTTAAAGCAGAGGCCGGCAAAGATACAGAATGGCTTCATAAGTGGATCAAAAACAACAAAGAAGTCAGAGAATCTGGCGATGAGTACGCCAATGAGATTTTTGAAAAATTTAATAAGACTGAGATGCAGCTCTTTCCAAATCTTACAGATAAGGATATTGATGACATCTTAGCATACACAACTAATCCTCCGGCTCCGGAAGAGAAAAAACCGGAAGCGGGAGCAGGAACTGCAGCTGATGCAAATGCTACGGCGGCTCCTGCAAGCAGCACTACAACAAGTGTTGTAATTATTTCCCTTTTAGCTATTGCAGCTTTATTGGTTTGGATTTTAATTAAACTAAGACAGCTTGTAAAACTAGGTCAGTCTGAAGACTTAGCAGGGCTTAATGAAACAAGAGTAAAATCTTTCAGCGAAGTTTACGAAAAATACCATTATATAGGAAAAGGAATTATTGCTATTCTTGCGATCCTGGCAATGTATGGTGTTTGGAACTGGATTATGTGGATCGGTGTTTACAAAGGATATAAGCCTGAACAACCGATTTACTTCTCTCACAAAATTCACGCTGGAGAACAGAAAATAGACTGTCAGTTATGTCACTCAAGTGCTAAATACGGTAAAGTATCCGAAATTCCTTCTATGAATGTTTGTATGAACTGTCACAAGGCAATTTCTGAATACAATGCAGATCATTATATGGAGCCAGGAAAAGATAAAGCATTCTATGACGGAGAAATCCAGAAAATTTATGCTGCTACAGGTTGGGATCCTGCAAAACAACAATACACAGGGAAAACTCAGCCGGTTGAATGGACGAGGATCCACAATATGCCAGACTTTGTTTACTTTAATCACTCTCAGCACGTAGTAGCCGGTGAGCAAGCGATCATTAATTCTTTCAATAAAAAGAATCCTACGAACAAAATTGATGTTGTTTGTAAAGCTTGTCACGGAAAAATTGATACGATGAATGTTGTTCAGATGGCTAATGATTTCACTATGGGATGGTGTATCGAATGTCACAGAACTACTGAGGTTGATATGAACAACGGTTATAATAAAGAATACTTCAAGAATCTACACGACAAGTTGAAAAAACAATACCCTCAGGATGGCGGTAAGATTACTGTAGATGCAATTGGAGGTCTTGAGTGTGGTAAATGTCATTATTAA
- a CDS encoding TAT-variant-translocated molybdopterin oxidoreductase — protein MASNKIQFRSIHELKDPALNNKLAQKEFQEEIPVEDFLGDAEQNGSSTSRRDFLKLLGFSTAAVTLAACEAPVIKTIPYVVKPHDIIPGVPNYYASTYFDGFDFASVLVKTREGRPIKIDPNPAAGDLGKTNARAQASVLSLYDNDKVKQPKFEGKDETFDKVDSFVIQGLEEAKASGKRIVLLSHSFASPTFKKLFAEFKAKYPTAELVTYDAFPYAAALDAAQEVFGQRALPVYDLKGSELVVAFQADFLGDYNAGSLETSYAAARKPGANMLRHVQVESNMSITGANADERIRLKPSAVNKTLVEVYNAIVGGGTSDKTASELAKELLAKGSKAVVFADGSKGAQVLAHLINQKLGSVAFTGKANFLKDFDKARFQEFLGWVNAGQVGVLIANNVDPIYSYHKGEDFKKSLTKVPYVIAVADKKNEMYKAAKAVIPVANWLESWGDIEPQTGVYSLMQPTIQKIYKSRQIEESLLVWKNGKNNAANNYYDYLKANASSILGGTSFNKALYNGINVSPNATTLAYTGGNGAQAAAEVSGFKASDLELVLYTKTSMGDGTQANNPWLQELPDPLTRMSWDNYLTISPKDAERLGIDNDLNARMQLDGSIVNLTVNGVTIKDVPVFVQPGQADGSVGLALGYGKKDSGATADTGVNAYPLFDGSNLVLSNAKIEKTGEDHEFAGIQLQNTLMGRYEIAKEVPLADYLNVAFDDEHNGWNKPLEYHTISGALPARKIDLWDAFDDTDGPHFNLSIDLNSCTGCGACIIACQAENNVPVVGKDEIRMSRDMYWLRIDRYYSSRQKVEVYEGLKDGLAVPELYGTAFNKEGGALNHPADNPDVIFQPVMCQHCNHAPCETVCPVAATSHGKQGQNHMAYNRCIGTRYCANNCPYKVRRFNWFTYNLNDKFDFNMNNDLGRMVLNPDVVVRTRGVMEKCSMCIQETQATILAAKRENRKVTDNEFKNSCACAAACSTGAMTFGDMNDKESEVRELYSSNRRYYLLEEIGTKPNVFYHTKVRNRVEK, from the coding sequence ATGGCTTCAAACAAAATACAATTTAGAAGTATTCATGAACTTAAAGACCCGGCTTTAAATAATAAGCTGGCTCAGAAAGAGTTTCAGGAAGAAATTCCGGTAGAAGATTTCCTTGGAGATGCTGAACAAAACGGATCTAGTACTTCAAGAAGAGATTTCTTAAAATTACTAGGGTTTTCTACTGCAGCAGTTACCTTAGCTGCTTGTGAAGCTCCGGTAATTAAAACTATTCCTTATGTGGTAAAACCACATGATATTATTCCGGGAGTTCCTAATTATTATGCATCAACATATTTCGATGGATTTGATTTTGCGAGCGTTTTAGTAAAAACACGTGAAGGAAGACCTATCAAAATAGATCCGAACCCGGCAGCTGGTGATTTAGGAAAAACCAATGCAAGAGCTCAGGCAAGCGTACTTTCTCTTTATGATAATGATAAAGTAAAGCAGCCTAAGTTTGAAGGTAAAGACGAAACTTTTGATAAAGTAGACAGTTTTGTTATCCAAGGATTAGAAGAAGCGAAAGCTTCAGGTAAAAGAATTGTGTTATTGTCACATTCTTTTGCTTCACCTACTTTCAAAAAACTATTTGCTGAATTTAAAGCAAAATATCCTACAGCGGAATTAGTAACTTATGATGCTTTCCCTTATGCTGCAGCATTAGACGCAGCTCAGGAAGTTTTCGGGCAAAGAGCATTGCCTGTTTACGATCTTAAAGGATCTGAATTAGTGGTTGCTTTCCAGGCTGATTTCTTAGGAGATTACAACGCAGGAAGTTTAGAAACTTCTTATGCAGCAGCAAGAAAACCGGGTGCAAACATGTTGAGACACGTACAGGTGGAATCAAACATGTCTATCACAGGTGCTAATGCTGATGAAAGAATCAGATTAAAACCGAGTGCAGTAAACAAAACGTTAGTTGAAGTTTACAACGCAATCGTAGGAGGGGGTACTTCAGATAAGACTGCCTCTGAATTAGCTAAAGAATTATTGGCAAAAGGCAGCAAAGCTGTTGTTTTCGCTGACGGTTCTAAAGGTGCTCAGGTTTTAGCTCACTTAATTAACCAAAAATTAGGGTCAGTTGCTTTCACTGGTAAAGCGAACTTCCTAAAAGATTTCGATAAAGCAAGATTCCAGGAATTCTTGGGGTGGGTAAATGCAGGTCAGGTTGGTGTATTGATCGCTAACAACGTAGACCCGATTTATTCTTACCACAAAGGAGAAGATTTCAAAAAATCTTTAACTAAAGTTCCTTATGTAATCGCAGTTGCTGATAAGAAAAATGAAATGTACAAAGCAGCTAAGGCTGTAATTCCTGTAGCTAACTGGCTAGAATCTTGGGGTGATATCGAGCCTCAGACAGGTGTATATTCATTAATGCAGCCAACCATCCAGAAAATCTACAAATCAAGACAGATCGAAGAATCTTTATTGGTTTGGAAGAATGGTAAAAACAATGCTGCTAATAATTACTACGATTATTTAAAAGCTAATGCTTCTTCTATCTTAGGAGGAACTTCTTTCAACAAAGCTTTATATAATGGTATTAATGTTTCTCCAAATGCTACAACTTTAGCTTACACCGGAGGAAACGGTGCACAAGCTGCTGCTGAAGTAAGCGGATTCAAAGCTTCTGATTTAGAATTGGTACTATATACTAAGACTTCTATGGGAGACGGTACTCAGGCAAACAACCCTTGGTTGCAGGAATTACCGGATCCATTAACAAGAATGTCTTGGGATAACTACTTGACTATTTCTCCGAAAGATGCAGAAAGATTAGGAATTGATAACGATCTTAATGCGAGAATGCAGTTAGACGGTTCTATCGTAAACCTTACTGTAAACGGAGTAACAATAAAAGATGTTCCTGTATTCGTACAACCGGGACAAGCTGACGGATCTGTAGGTCTTGCACTTGGTTATGGTAAAAAAGATTCAGGAGCTACAGCCGATACTGGTGTAAATGCTTATCCTTTATTCGACGGATCTAACTTAGTTCTTTCTAATGCTAAGATCGAAAAAACAGGAGAAGATCATGAGTTTGCAGGTATCCAGCTTCAAAATACTCTAATGGGACGTTATGAAATCGCTAAAGAAGTTCCTTTGGCAGATTACCTGAACGTAGCATTTGATGATGAGCATAATGGATGGAATAAGCCATTGGAATATCACACAATCAGTGGAGCACTTCCTGCAAGAAAGATTGACCTTTGGGATGCTTTCGATGATACAGATGGTCCTCACTTCAACTTATCAATCGACTTGAACTCTTGTACAGGTTGTGGAGCATGTATTATTGCTTGTCAGGCTGAAAATAACGTTCCTGTTGTAGGTAAGGACGAGATCAGAATGTCTAGAGATATGTATTGGTTAAGAATTGACCGTTACTATTCTTCAAGACAAAAAGTAGAAGTGTATGAAGGATTAAAAGATGGATTAGCTGTTCCTGAATTGTACGGAACCGCATTCAACAAAGAAGGAGGTGCGTTGAACCATCCTGCTGATAATCCGGATGTAATCTTCCAGCCGGTAATGTGTCAGCACTGTAACCACGCTCCATGTGAAACTGTATGTCCGGTTGCGGCTACTTCACACGGTAAGCAAGGTCAGAACCACATGGCTTACAACAGATGTATCGGTACAAGATATTGTGCAAACAACTGTCCTTATAAAGTAAGACGTTTCAACTGGTTTACATATAACCTAAACGATAAGTTCGACTTCAACATGAACAACGATTTAGGAAGAATGGTACTTAACCCGGATGTTGTTGTAAGAACAAGAGGGGTTATGGAAAAATGTTCAATGTGTATCCAGGAAACTCAGGCTACAATCTTAGCTGCTAAGAGAGAAAACAGAAAAGTAACAGACAACGAATTCAAAAATTCTTGTGCTTGTGCTGCTGCTTGTTCTACCGGAGCAATGACGTTTGGAGACATGAATGACAAAGAATCTGAAGTAAGAGAGCTATACTCTAGCAACAGAAGATATTATTTACTAGAAGAGATCGGAACAAAACCAAATGTGTTCTATCATACTAAAGTAAGAAACAGAGTAGAAAAATAA